One genomic segment of Paenibacillus durus includes these proteins:
- a CDS encoding DUF4280 domain-containing protein: MASFIAFRKPSPPSVEAAAGAEASYVVRGAILECQCGSNPNLLNLPTCHGAYIQGQPLMNVADSKAVVNIPATFGVCEALDKPCEPQVNMEWMNGKADALIDGKAVLTSDSYIMCTKHAEGVIYIADDGQKKA, from the coding sequence ATGGCAAGCTTTATAGCGTTCAGAAAACCTAGCCCCCCCAGCGTGGAGGCGGCGGCGGGAGCGGAAGCCAGCTATGTGGTGAGGGGAGCGATACTGGAATGCCAGTGCGGCAGCAATCCCAATCTGCTTAATTTGCCGACCTGTCATGGCGCCTATATTCAGGGGCAGCCGCTGATGAACGTGGCGGACAGCAAAGCCGTCGTCAACATCCCGGCCACCTTCGGCGTATGCGAAGCGCTGGACAAGCCGTGCGAACCGCAAGTGAACATGGAGTGGATGAACGGGAAAGCGGATGCGCTCATTGACGGAAAAGCCGTGTTAACCAGCGATTCGTATATCATGTGTACGAAGCATGCAGAGGGAGTCATCTACATCGCCGATGACGGGCAGAAAAAAGCGTAG
- a CDS encoding imm11 family protein, whose protein sequence is MYYFRLQQDKRFFDSLRLEQVSRDMEIDERNIVFVKDDGEQPVYLDFIDHPRWLVSDRMKGLLEKYDRFLRFYSAVLTGRSTQRQDIYWFMEPGVADCLSERTQVDASGALRPLVLAETKVRRERIFRVAGVKEDILIVRLDVAESLQRRGFTGLHFTPVELA, encoded by the coding sequence GTGTATTACTTTCGATTGCAGCAGGACAAGCGGTTTTTCGATAGTTTGCGTTTGGAACAAGTCAGCCGGGACATGGAGATTGACGAGCGAAATATTGTATTTGTGAAGGACGACGGGGAACAACCGGTCTATCTCGACTTCATCGACCATCCCCGTTGGCTCGTATCGGATCGGATGAAAGGCTTGCTGGAGAAGTACGATCGCTTCCTCCGTTTTTATTCCGCCGTCCTAACAGGACGCAGCACCCAGCGTCAGGACATCTACTGGTTTATGGAGCCAGGCGTAGCGGACTGCTTATCCGAAAGAACGCAAGTGGATGCAAGCGGAGCCTTGAGACCGCTGGTGCTGGCGGAAACCAAAGTGAGGCGGGAGCGCATCTTTCGCGTGGCGGGAGTGAAGGAAGATATCCTGATCGTCCGTCTGGATGTAGCGGAAAGTCTGCAAAGACGGGGATTTACAGGGCTTCACTTCACCCCGGTAGAGCTTGCCTGA
- a CDS encoding pentapeptide repeat-containing protein, which produces MQQDALKQWLTQDVAQQREAMIRQIGAEVRAQAHAHTKEWIEPFRKLCLRIHAMQEAGHKRPIAYLHVSYLRSWLGQGKLMCSLEAYDDTWYLDRAACIELHEASWLYTHLETYRNAIEASRKSYGSEILPLETDRVWLEDISIAGHYVISLVRAAAPRIVGLPEFQQVRRAEIFRIRAGEYMDLSEDVWVEERRDKDAAAIRARLEQRDGSLHRYQDWRNLDLSGGNYESADLGYSHLTGANLAGSRLNKSICAGVDFSRSNMQGVDLSQSVLYDANFSHCDLQGANFWHAAGGQPLILEGQILGTFGVNFTQANLQGANLLFADLEGANFQGANLQGAKIILQDAAQFALSEEQKRQVIWMEEDETGQLAEVRP; this is translated from the coding sequence TTGCAGCAGGATGCGTTGAAACAATGGCTTACGCAAGATGTCGCGCAGCAGCGGGAAGCGATGATCCGGCAAATCGGCGCAGAGGTTCGCGCGCAAGCTCATGCGCATACCAAGGAGTGGATCGAGCCCTTTCGCAAGCTGTGTCTTCGCATTCACGCGATGCAGGAAGCCGGACACAAGCGGCCCATCGCCTACCTACACGTTTCGTATTTGCGTTCCTGGTTAGGGCAGGGAAAACTCATGTGCAGCCTGGAAGCGTATGACGACACCTGGTATCTGGACCGGGCGGCCTGCATCGAACTGCACGAAGCGTCGTGGCTGTACACCCACCTGGAAACCTACCGAAACGCTATCGAGGCGTCGCGCAAAAGCTATGGAAGCGAAATCTTGCCGCTGGAAACCGATCGCGTCTGGTTGGAAGACATTTCCATAGCCGGACACTATGTGATCAGTCTCGTTCGTGCGGCGGCTCCGCGCATCGTGGGGCTTCCGGAGTTTCAACAGGTCCGGCGCGCCGAGATCTTCCGCATTCGTGCAGGCGAATATATGGATCTAAGCGAGGACGTCTGGGTAGAAGAACGGCGAGACAAAGACGCTGCGGCCATCCGTGCCCGGCTGGAGCAGCGGGACGGTTCGCTTCACCGCTACCAGGACTGGCGCAACCTGGATTTGAGCGGCGGCAACTACGAAAGCGCCGATTTGGGCTATAGTCACTTAACAGGCGCTAACCTGGCGGGAAGCCGCCTCAACAAAAGCATATGCGCAGGGGTCGATTTTTCCCGCAGCAACATGCAGGGCGTCGATCTGAGCCAAAGCGTGCTCTATGATGCCAATTTCAGCCATTGCGACCTGCAAGGAGCGAATTTCTGGCATGCGGCAGGCGGACAGCCGCTGATCCTGGAAGGGCAAATCCTGGGGACCTTCGGCGTGAATTTTACGCAAGCGAATTTGCAAGGGGCGAACCTGCTGTTTGCGGACCTAGAGGGTGCCAACTTTCAGGGCGCCAATCTGCAGGGAGCCAAGATCATCTTGCAGGATGCCGCGCAATTTGCGTTAAGCGAAGAGCAGAAACGGCAGGTCATCTGGATGGAAGAGGATGAGACGGGGCAATTGGCGGAAGTTCGCCCATAG
- a CDS encoding contractile injection system protein, VgrG/Pvc8 family, producing the protein MERSYATYQDIEVTPFALESIRELTIVQQINEHATLRLKGIVPEEQKAGYAGMDYARMNVAVTQRLEQGGKRTLFQGMVTNIQIYHVRDVYHIEMEAVSLSYQFDVTRKERTFQDTGLAYAQLVDQIVQDYDDADVMDEASNGAAIGRMILQYRETDWELLKRLASHFNTGLVPAIGFDSPKVHFGIPEPGFKGEVNAYHYRIHKRMELYQLSVQGQVPELSESDCIFYEVETDQVFDIGMEVAFDNQQLVVSEVRTDLKDGLLKHTYFLGTRLGLSRRKQYNMAIVGVSLQGKVIAVAKDRIQAHLNIDPEQDAGTAFWFPYSTIYASEDNAGWYCMPEIGDDVRVYFPTHKEEDVIAISSVPKPKAEPASPSGGQSVGMAGASSGGTASASGGGSDPMEDPSIKTIKTKNGKMIVLAPDHILITGDGVSIMLSDADGISIVSSKNVTVKATEEVMLASKKITITAQEKLEMTCKGSSVVLEDRVDVKGTQVHNN; encoded by the coding sequence ATGGAACGATCATATGCGACTTATCAGGACATTGAAGTCACGCCGTTTGCGTTAGAGTCGATCCGGGAGCTGACGATTGTACAGCAAATCAACGAGCACGCTACGCTTCGTCTGAAGGGCATCGTGCCGGAAGAACAGAAGGCCGGTTATGCCGGGATGGATTATGCCCGAATGAATGTGGCTGTTACGCAAAGGCTGGAACAAGGCGGGAAGAGAACCCTGTTTCAAGGCATGGTCACGAATATACAAATCTATCACGTTCGGGACGTATACCATATCGAAATGGAGGCGGTATCGCTATCGTATCAGTTCGATGTGACGCGTAAGGAACGTACATTTCAAGATACGGGACTTGCGTATGCGCAGTTGGTGGATCAGATCGTACAGGATTACGACGACGCGGACGTTATGGATGAAGCTTCGAATGGTGCTGCTATTGGCCGCATGATTTTACAGTACCGGGAGACCGACTGGGAATTATTGAAACGGTTGGCATCCCACTTTAACACCGGACTTGTGCCGGCGATCGGCTTTGATTCCCCGAAGGTGCACTTTGGCATTCCGGAGCCTGGTTTTAAGGGGGAAGTTAACGCTTACCATTACCGGATACATAAACGGATGGAGCTGTATCAGCTGTCCGTGCAGGGACAAGTGCCGGAATTGAGCGAGAGCGATTGCATCTTCTATGAAGTGGAGACCGATCAAGTATTCGACATCGGCATGGAGGTTGCGTTCGACAACCAGCAGCTTGTCGTAAGCGAAGTCAGAACGGATCTGAAGGACGGGCTGTTAAAGCATACGTACTTCTTAGGCACGCGGCTGGGCTTGAGCCGGCGAAAGCAATATAACATGGCCATCGTCGGGGTCTCACTGCAGGGCAAAGTGATTGCGGTAGCCAAAGATCGGATTCAAGCGCACCTGAACATCGATCCCGAGCAAGACGCGGGCACAGCGTTCTGGTTTCCGTACTCGACCATCTACGCTTCGGAAGACAATGCGGGCTGGTATTGCATGCCGGAGATCGGCGACGATGTGCGCGTCTATTTTCCAACGCATAAAGAAGAGGATGTCATTGCAATCAGCTCCGTGCCGAAACCGAAAGCGGAACCGGCATCGCCAAGCGGAGGGCAAAGCGTCGGCATGGCAGGAGCATCGAGCGGCGGCACGGCATCAGCAAGCGGCGGTGGAAGCGATCCGATGGAAGATCCGAGTATCAAAACCATCAAGACCAAGAACGGCAAGATGATCGTGCTCGCTCCTGATCATATCCTGATCACGGGCGATGGCGTGTCCATTATGCTCAGCGATGCAGACGGCATTTCCATTGTCAGCAGCAAAAACGTGACGGTGAAAGCGACGGAAGAAGTGATGTTGGCCTCGAAAAAAATCACGATCACCGCCCAGGAAAAATTAGAGATGACGTGCAAGGGCAGCTCCGTGGTGCTCGAAGACCGCGTCGATGTGAAGGGAACGCAAGTCCATAACAATTAA
- a CDS encoding ParA family protein, translating to MTKAKTITIANQKGGTGKTTSTYNLAHALSHANKKVLLVDFDPQGNLTLCFGIEQPDQLPISMCNILDAIMSDHSLPAAEEYLHRQDNIDLIPSNIELSVSEINLRDEMGSEKTLAALLKPMKEQYDYILIDTNPSLGLLTINALAASDSVLIPVNPQLWSATGLTQLLNIIVKVKKRINPQITIEGILMTMCDTRTNLYKDAFKLVQDHYGEIIRIFESQIPLSVRVGEANFYSQSLMSYQPKSKVTAAYQNLAKELMQHGDN from the coding sequence ATGACCAAAGCCAAGACCATCACTATCGCCAACCAGAAAGGTGGAACAGGAAAAACAACGTCCACCTATAATCTGGCCCATGCCTTATCCCATGCAAATAAAAAGGTGCTGCTAGTGGATTTCGATCCGCAAGGCAATCTGACTTTATGCTTCGGGATCGAACAGCCGGACCAGCTACCGATCAGCATGTGCAACATTTTGGATGCCATTATGAGCGATCATTCGCTCCCCGCGGCAGAGGAGTACCTGCATCGTCAGGACAACATCGACCTGATTCCCAGTAACATCGAATTGTCTGTGTCGGAGATTAACCTGCGAGACGAGATGGGCAGCGAAAAGACGTTGGCCGCACTCTTGAAGCCGATGAAGGAGCAATACGACTATATCCTGATCGACACCAATCCGTCGTTGGGCTTGCTCACCATCAACGCTCTCGCGGCCAGCGACAGCGTGCTGATTCCCGTTAACCCGCAGCTATGGTCCGCCACCGGATTAACACAACTGCTCAACATCATCGTGAAAGTAAAAAAACGGATTAACCCGCAGATTACCATCGAAGGCATCCTGATGACCATGTGCGATACCCGCACCAATTTGTACAAGGACGCCTTCAAACTGGTACAGGACCATTACGGGGAGATCATTCGCATCTTTGAATCGCAAATCCCCCTGTCCGTTAGGGTGGGAGAAGCCAACTTTTACAGCCAGAGCCTGATGAGCTACCAGCCGAAATCCAAGGTGACAGCAGCTTATCAAAATCTGGCAAAGGAGCTGATGCAGCATGGCGACAACTAA
- a CDS encoding ParB N-terminal domain-containing protein, which translates to MATTKRMVPKLGSIDELLKLSEQSFKEPDAMEPAKGGIQSIPICKIRFFQDHPFHLYEGERLSDMADSIVNNGVLVPVIVRKIETDENGCEYEMLAGHNRMNAALLIGLEQLPSIVKEKLTDEEALMYVVETNVLQRSFADMLPSEKAKVLSLRYSDMFSQGKRNDIILELKKLENPQYDKENSTSAPLGQKLTSREKVAYEYGLSQNSVSRLLRIDKLIPELKQRTDHAELPLRSAVHLSYLTEEEQKMVETAISEQGYKLDMKKSERLQDYSGKLTVDQVSKILSGEAIRKPRGQPPAPFKLKHKVYAKYFSPQSKAAEVEEIIDKALEMYFAHQRQQHPQSHEEAEDTGHVPDF; encoded by the coding sequence ATGGCGACAACTAAGCGCATGGTTCCAAAGCTTGGCAGCATCGACGAACTACTAAAGCTCTCGGAGCAGTCCTTCAAAGAGCCGGATGCCATGGAACCAGCAAAAGGAGGTATCCAGTCCATTCCGATATGTAAGATCAGGTTTTTCCAAGATCATCCCTTCCACCTTTATGAAGGAGAACGGCTTTCGGACATGGCGGACAGCATCGTAAATAACGGTGTGCTTGTGCCGGTTATCGTCCGGAAGATCGAAACGGACGAAAACGGCTGCGAATATGAAATGCTGGCCGGTCATAACCGGATGAATGCCGCCCTGCTGATCGGCTTGGAGCAACTGCCTTCCATCGTCAAGGAAAAGCTCACCGACGAAGAAGCGCTCATGTACGTGGTAGAAACCAATGTGCTGCAACGCTCCTTTGCCGATATGCTGCCCTCAGAAAAGGCCAAGGTACTCTCTCTTCGCTACTCGGATATGTTTTCGCAGGGCAAGCGCAACGATATTATTTTGGAGCTTAAGAAGCTAGAAAACCCGCAGTATGACAAGGAAAATTCAACTTCTGCTCCATTGGGTCAGAAGTTGACCAGTCGGGAAAAAGTGGCCTATGAATACGGTCTTTCCCAAAACTCCGTTTCTCGGTTGCTGCGAATTGACAAGCTGATCCCAGAATTGAAGCAACGAACAGATCATGCTGAACTGCCCCTGCGCTCTGCTGTGCATCTCTCCTACCTTACAGAAGAAGAACAGAAAATGGTGGAGACGGCTATTTCAGAGCAGGGTTATAAATTGGATATGAAAAAATCGGAGCGTTTGCAAGATTACTCCGGCAAGCTAACCGTCGATCAAGTGAGCAAAATTCTGTCCGGCGAAGCCATACGTAAGCCACGCGGACAACCCCCCGCTCCCTTCAAACTCAAGCACAAGGTATATGCCAAATATTTTTCTCCACAAAGCAAAGCTGCCGAAGTGGAGGAGATCATCGACAAAGCGCTCGAGATGTATTTCGCCCACCAGCGTCAGCAGCACCCCCAATCCCATGAAGAAGCGGAGGACACCGGCCATGTACCCGACTTTTAA
- a CDS encoding DUF6075 family protein, with translation MYPTFKDIDHEQFYEGNIRMTRSQQDPYRKALFYLLGLTPQTRQHIRDIYDYEESCIRLEGLEQGWQTSSTLKLTRLAFNLFNGYTGDVETGRDHPRHYSPYHLFDTGLMPYFFEAIKLRYAEYARSLELPYFAFPTTETEPYASYEHEA, from the coding sequence ATGTACCCGACTTTTAAGGACATTGACCATGAACAGTTTTATGAAGGCAACATTCGCATGACCCGCAGCCAGCAGGACCCGTACCGCAAAGCGCTGTTTTACCTGCTTGGTCTTACTCCACAAACCCGCCAGCATATCCGGGATATCTACGACTATGAGGAAAGCTGCATCCGACTGGAGGGCTTGGAGCAAGGCTGGCAAACCAGCAGCACCCTGAAACTGACCCGGTTGGCCTTCAACTTGTTTAACGGCTACACCGGGGACGTTGAAACGGGCCGGGATCATCCACGCCATTACAGTCCGTATCATCTATTCGACACTGGGCTTATGCCTTACTTCTTTGAAGCGATCAAGCTTCGTTATGCGGAATATGCCCGCTCCTTGGAGCTACCGTACTTTGCATTTCCAACAACAGAGACAGAACCCTATGCTTCATATGAACACGAAGCCTGA